In Rosa chinensis cultivar Old Blush chromosome 1, RchiOBHm-V2, whole genome shotgun sequence, a genomic segment contains:
- the LOC112199759 gene encoding putative disease resistance protein At3g14460 isoform X3 translates to MAVGEIFLVAFLQLLLDRLTPREILGNFGSLGGVGKKLQKWRETLSAVAALLSDAEEKQLTSKAVDLWLNDLKHLAYDMDDLLNTFSNEMLERSKVDQTGTSKVRGFFTKVPHKVKFNFNMNSEIDDIANRLQDIFDRKEKLGLKYIEHTSTSTSSSHRTPSSYVLDGPVVGRDEDTRKIVELLSRNADPSSPTNYQVVAIVGMGGLGKTTLAGQVFNDVVAMKQFSLKIWVSVSDDFDLQTVTRTIFKEVTSRPCDMDELSRLQDNLSKEIDGKRFLIVLDDVWSTCDYDSWTKLQAPLRGGAKGSKVMVTTRDEKVAALTGAPAAEVYYLKTLSDEGCLQVFEQHVGNDRPPNFELLKKKIITNCNGLPLAAKTLGGVLRCKETDKWEEILNDKLWSISDGRKILPVLRLSYHYLPSTLKRCFVYCSILPNDYEFGKTQLILLWMAEGFLEQPEGKAMEDIGDEYFGELLSRSLFQNSGKNSLCYVMHDLVGDLARWAAGDTFCRLEDKRHGRCSANTRHLTYVSGKFDGAKRFETFSEAKRLRTFLPLPVSGGYENYVTRYATFNLLPQLKYLRVLSFNGYKLTEVPNSVGKLRHLQYLDLSHTLIMSLPESTCMLYNLQTLILENCSKLKTLPSNMSNLSNLRHLNNSNMPSLEEMPPKVSRLTHLRTLPNFVVGKGSASGIGEIQSLHLRGTLSVGRLENVIDVGDAKTAQIMNKEGLEILQLEWSGTSEKELEVLCSLEPHKKLKELTIKGYNGFEFSKWIGHPSFSDMISMKLENCKNCRFLPPLGQLPFLKKLQIQGLVNVKSVGAEFDGECSLPFPVLEALTFKDMQNWKEWLPCKRDEEIRFFPCMEKLSILSCPKLKGWLPKNMDSLSELYIDECEELVVSIAHYKHIHKLTINGCKRVVHRSGVKFELLEYMGLSSIPEFRLEIDGFIRGLPKLQNLWITGCEELTCLWENEERCRISNIIGGNISDSASHFIQKLRALKELELTGCLNLISFPEAPLPPCLEYVKIESCNSLTHFVRYQVPLSIRRIEIAKCQNLKVLVKEGELEGYASSSSCLEYLEIKECTSLTSLSGEGGRLPRTLKHLLISGCEQLESIIKTFHDDTCLEDIWIMNCANLKSLPEGLRHLSALRMLSILGCGSLVSFPSGGLPYNLIDLSISFCDKWEALPRGMDNLSSLETLSLGYCGGLASILEEGFPPNLITLQIFDPKSCKPLSEWGLHHLDRLTSLKALDIGGVDRDLVSFPPKEVLLPKSLIRLIIADFPNLRRLSSSFQSLTSLESLIIKNCPRLASIIPEQEDHLPLSLTQLRIYEECLLLKKKYQPDYRAARSTRLRK, encoded by the exons ATGGCAGTGGGAGAGATCTTTCTTGTGGCATTCCTTCAGTTGCTGCTGGACAGGTTAACGCCTCGGGAGATCCTGGGCAACTTTGGAAGCTTGGGAGGAGTTGGCAAAAAGCTGCAGAAATGGAGGGAAACACTGTCGGCAGTTGCAGCTTTGCTTTCCGATGCGGAGGAGAAGCAGCTGACGAGCAAGGCAGTGGATCTGTGGCTGAATGACCTCAAACACTTGGCTTACGATATGGACGATCTACTCAACACCTTTTCTAATGAGATGTTAGAACGAAGCAAGGTTGACCAAACTGGCACAAGCAAGGTACGAGGCTTCTTTACCAAAGTTCCTCACAAAGTTAAGTTCAATTTCAATATGAACTCCGAAATAGACGACATTGCTAATCGCTTGCAAGACATATTTGACCGGAAAGAGAAACTCGGTTTGAAATATATTGAGCATACCTCTACTTCAACATCGTCATCGCACAGGACACCAAGTTCATATGTGTTGGATGGACCTGTGGTTGGGAGAGATGAAGACACAAGAAAGATTGTGGAATTGTTGTCCAGAAATGCTGATCCTTCTTCTCCCACAAATTATCAAGTTGTTGCCATTGTTGGTATGGGTGGACTCGGCAAGACAACGCTTGCGGGACAAGTCTTCAATGATGTAGTTGCAATGAAACAGTTTAGTCTCAAGATCTGGGTTTCAGTGTCCGATGACTTCGATCTTCAAACGGTGACAAGAACTATTTTTAAGGAAGTCACATCTCGGCCATGTGATATGGATGAGCTCAGTCGACTTCAAGATAATCTGAGCAAGGAGATTGATGGTAAAAGGTTTTTGATTGTTTTAGATGATGTATGGAGCACGTGTGATTATGATTCATGGACAAAACTGCAAGCTCCCCTCCGTGGCGGAGCCAAGGGAAGTAAGGTAATGGTGACAACACGTGATGAAAAAGTAGCTGCATTGACGGGAGCCCCAGCCGCTGAAGTTTATTATTTAAAGACTCTATCAGATGAAGGTTGTTTGCAAGTATTTGAGCAGCATGTTGGCAATGACAGGCCACCGAATTTCGAGTTGCTTAAGAAGAAAATTATTACGAACTGCAATGGATTGCCATTGGCtgcaaaaactcttggtggtgtTTTACGTTGTAAAGAAACTGACAAGTGGGAGGAAATACTAAATGACAAATTATGGAGTATATCAGATGGGAGAAAAATACTCCCTGTACTGAGATTGAGTTATCATTATCTCCCTTCAACTTTGAAGAGGTGCTTTGTCTATTGCTCGATACTTCCCAATGACTATGAATTTGGGAAAACCCAATTGATCCTTCTGTGGATGGCAGAGGGTTTCCTTGAGCAACCAGAAGGGAAAGCAATGGAAGATATTGGTGACGAATATTTTGGGGAGCTATTGTCTCGGTCATTATTTCAGAACTCGGGCAAAAACAGTTTGTGCTATGTAATGCACGACCTTGTTGGTGATTTGGCACGATGGGCTGCTGGAGACACATTTTGCAGATTGGAGGATAAACGGCATGGTAGATGTTCTGCAAATACTCGTCATCTAACTTACGTTTCTGGTAAGTTCGATGGGGCAAAAAGATTTGAGACATTTTCTGAAGCAAAACGCTTGCGGACTTTCCTACCACTTCCTGTTTCCGGTGGTTATGAGAATTATGTAACTCGTTATGCTACTTTTAATTTATTGCCACAATTGAAGTACTTGCGGGTGCTCTCCTTCAATGGCTATAAACTGACCGAGGTGCCAAATTCCGTAGGTAAGTTGAGACATCTACAATACCTTGATCTTTCTCACACATTAATAATGAGTTTGCCTGAGTCAACATGCATGCTTTACAACTTACAGACGTTAATATTAGAGAATTGTTCAAAATTGAAGACACTACCTTCAAACATGAGCAATTTATCTAATTTACGTCATCTCAACAATTCAAACATGCCTTCATTGGAAGAAATGCCTCCCAAAGTAAGTCGGTTGACTCATCTGCGAACTTTGCCTAATTTTGTGGTGGGGAAAGGTAGTGCATCAGGGATTGGAGAGATACAGTCATTGCATCTTCGTGGGACCTTGAGTGTTGGAAGATTGGAAAATGTGATTGATGTTGGGGATGCGAAGACGGCTCAAATAATGAACAAGGAAGGGCTGGAAATCTTGCAATTGGAATGGAGCGGCACAAGCGAGAAGGAATTGGAGGTGCTGTGCAGTTTAGAACCTCATAAAAAGCTTAAGGAGCTGACCATCAAGGGCTACAATGGTTTCGAATTTTCAAAATGGATTGGACATCCTTCATTCTCTGATATGATATCTATGAAGTTAGAGAACTGTAAAAACTGTCGATTTTTACCTCCTCTTGGCCAATTACCTTTTCTGAAAAAACTTCAGATACAAGGACTGGTCAATGTTAAAAGTGTGGGTGCTGAGTTTGATGGAGAGTGTAGCTTGCCTTTTCCAGTGTTGGAAGCCCTGACGTTCAAGGATATGCAAAATTGGAAGGAGTGGCTTCCTTGCAAAAGAGATGAAGAAATTCGATTTTTCCCATGCATGGAAAAGCTTTCCATCCTTAGTTGCCCCAAATTGAAAGGTTGGTTGCCCAAGAACATGGATTCATTATCAGAGCTGTATATTGATGAATGTGAAGAGTTAGTGGTTTCAATTGCCCATTATAAACATATACATAAGTTGACCATCAACGGTTGTAAAAGGGTGGTGCACAGAAGTGGAGTTAAGTTTGAGCTATTGGAGTATATGGGGCTTTCAAGTATACCAGAGTTCAGACTCGAAATAGACGGGTTCATCAGAGGATTGCCAAAGCTTCAAAATTTGTGGATTACTGGTTGTGAAGAGTTGACATGTTTATGGGAGAATGAGGAGAGATGTCGGATTTCTAATATTATTGGAGGCAACATCTCTGACTCCGCCTCTCACTTTATTCAAAAGCTAAGAGCACTCAAGGAACTTGAGTTAACTGGATGCTTAAATCTAATTTCTTTTCCAGAAGCTCCTCTGCCACCTTGTCTTGAATATGTAAAGATAGAGTCGTGTAATTCTCTGACGCATTTTGTAAGGTATCAGGTACCACTAAGCATACGAAGAATAGAGATAGCAAaatgtcaaaatttgaaagtATTAGTCAAGGAGGGGGAACTAGAGGGTTAtgcatcctcttcttcttgtctGGAGTACTTGGAGATAAAAGAGTGTACGTCTTTAACATCCTTATCAGGCGAAGGCGGCCGACTACCCAGAACGCTTAAGCACCTTTTGATAAGTGGCTGTGAACAATTGGAGTCAATAATCAAAACATTCCACGATGACACCTGTCTTGAAGATATTTGGATAATGAATTGTGCAAATCTGAAATCTTTACCAGAGGGGCTACGCCATCTCTCCGCTCTTCGCATGTTGAGTATACTCGGATGTGGAAGTCTCGTTTCCTTCCCGAGCGGAGGGTTGCCATACAACCTGATAGACTTGTCTATCTCGTTTTGTGATAAATGGGAAGCCCTCCCCAGAGGCATGGACAACCTCAGCTCTCTTGAGACTTTGTCGTTGGGATACTGTGGAGGTTTGGCATCCATTCTAGAAGAGGGTTTCCCACCCAACCTAATTACTCTTCAAATTTTCGATCCCAAAAGCTGCAAGCCTCTCTCAGAGTGGGGGCTTCACCACTTGGACAGACTCACCTCTCTTAAAGCCTTGGATATCGGTGGTGTAGATCGAGATCTGGTGTCCTTTCCGCCAAAGGAGGTGCTGCTCCCTAAATCTCTCATTAGACTCATCATTGCAGACTTCCCAAATCTGAGGCGCCTGTCATCATCTTTTCAGTCACTCACATCTCTTGAATCCCTCATCATAAAGAATTGCCCAAGGCTAGCATCTATTATTCCAGAACAAGAGGATCATCTGCCTCTTTCACTTACACAGCTTCGCATCTATGAGGAGTGTCTGCTGCTCAAAAAGAAATACCAACCAG ACTATAGGGCCGCAAGAAGTACAAGATTGAGAAAGTAA
- the LOC112199759 gene encoding putative disease resistance RPP13-like protein 1 isoform X2 translates to MAVGEIFLVAFLQLLLDRLTPREILGNFGSLGGVGKKLQKWRETLSAVAALLSDAEEKQLTSKAVDLWLNDLKHLAYDMDDLLNTFSNEMLERSKVDQTGTSKVRGFFTKVPHKVKFNFNMNSEIDDIANRLQDIFDRKEKLGLKYIEHTSTSTSSSHRTPSSYVLDGPVVGRDEDTRKIVELLSRNADPSSPTNYQVVAIVGMGGLGKTTLAGQVFNDVVAMKQFSLKIWVSVSDDFDLQTVTRTIFKEVTSRPCDMDELSRLQDNLSKEIDGKRFLIVLDDVWSTCDYDSWTKLQAPLRGGAKGSKVMVTTRDEKVAALTGAPAAEVYYLKTLSDEGCLQVFEQHVGNDRPPNFELLKKKIITNCNGLPLAAKTLGGVLRCKETDKWEEILNDKLWSISDGRKILPVLRLSYHYLPSTLKRCFVYCSILPNDYEFGKTQLILLWMAEGFLEQPEGKAMEDIGDEYFGELLSRSLFQNSGKNSLCYVMHDLVGDLARWAAGDTFCRLEDKRHGRCSANTRHLTYVSGKFDGAKRFETFSEAKRLRTFLPLPVSGGYENYVTRYATFNLLPQLKYLRVLSFNGYKLTEVPNSVGKLRHLQYLDLSHTLIMSLPESTCMLYNLQTLILENCSKLKTLPSNMSNLSNLRHLNNSNMPSLEEMPPKVSRLTHLRTLPNFVVGKGSASGIGEIQSLHLRGTLSVGRLENVIDVGDAKTAQIMNKEGLEILQLEWSGTSEKELEVLCSLEPHKKLKELTIKGYNGFEFSKWIGHPSFSDMISMKLENCKNCRFLPPLGQLPFLKKLQIQGLVNVKSVGAEFDGECSLPFPVLEALTFKDMQNWKEWLPCKRDEEIRFFPCMEKLSILSCPKLKGWLPKNMDSLSELYIDECEELVVSIAHYKHIHKLTINGCKRVVHRSGVKFELLEYMGLSSIPEFRLEIDGFIRGLPKLQNLWITGCEELTCLWENEERCRISNIIGGNISDSASHFIQKLRALKELELTGCLNLISFPEAPLPPCLEYVKIESCNSLTHFVRYQVPLSIRRIEIAKCQNLKVLVKEGELEGYASSSSCLEYLEIKECTSLTSLSGEGGRLPRTLKHLLISGCEQLESIIKTFHDDTCLEDIWIMNCANLKSLPEGLRHLSALRMLSILGCGSLVSFPSGGLPYNLIDLSISFCDKWEALPRGMDNLSSLETLSLGYCGGLASILEEGFPPNLITLQIFDPKSCKPLSEWGLHHLDRLTSLKALDIGGVDRDLVSFPPKEVLLPKSLIRLIIADFPNLRRLSSSFQSLTSLESLIIKNCPRLASIIPEQEDHLPLSLTQLRIYEECLLLKKKYQPDHLHVCTAYGYGVDFLYTTIVI, encoded by the exons ATGGCAGTGGGAGAGATCTTTCTTGTGGCATTCCTTCAGTTGCTGCTGGACAGGTTAACGCCTCGGGAGATCCTGGGCAACTTTGGAAGCTTGGGAGGAGTTGGCAAAAAGCTGCAGAAATGGAGGGAAACACTGTCGGCAGTTGCAGCTTTGCTTTCCGATGCGGAGGAGAAGCAGCTGACGAGCAAGGCAGTGGATCTGTGGCTGAATGACCTCAAACACTTGGCTTACGATATGGACGATCTACTCAACACCTTTTCTAATGAGATGTTAGAACGAAGCAAGGTTGACCAAACTGGCACAAGCAAGGTACGAGGCTTCTTTACCAAAGTTCCTCACAAAGTTAAGTTCAATTTCAATATGAACTCCGAAATAGACGACATTGCTAATCGCTTGCAAGACATATTTGACCGGAAAGAGAAACTCGGTTTGAAATATATTGAGCATACCTCTACTTCAACATCGTCATCGCACAGGACACCAAGTTCATATGTGTTGGATGGACCTGTGGTTGGGAGAGATGAAGACACAAGAAAGATTGTGGAATTGTTGTCCAGAAATGCTGATCCTTCTTCTCCCACAAATTATCAAGTTGTTGCCATTGTTGGTATGGGTGGACTCGGCAAGACAACGCTTGCGGGACAAGTCTTCAATGATGTAGTTGCAATGAAACAGTTTAGTCTCAAGATCTGGGTTTCAGTGTCCGATGACTTCGATCTTCAAACGGTGACAAGAACTATTTTTAAGGAAGTCACATCTCGGCCATGTGATATGGATGAGCTCAGTCGACTTCAAGATAATCTGAGCAAGGAGATTGATGGTAAAAGGTTTTTGATTGTTTTAGATGATGTATGGAGCACGTGTGATTATGATTCATGGACAAAACTGCAAGCTCCCCTCCGTGGCGGAGCCAAGGGAAGTAAGGTAATGGTGACAACACGTGATGAAAAAGTAGCTGCATTGACGGGAGCCCCAGCCGCTGAAGTTTATTATTTAAAGACTCTATCAGATGAAGGTTGTTTGCAAGTATTTGAGCAGCATGTTGGCAATGACAGGCCACCGAATTTCGAGTTGCTTAAGAAGAAAATTATTACGAACTGCAATGGATTGCCATTGGCtgcaaaaactcttggtggtgtTTTACGTTGTAAAGAAACTGACAAGTGGGAGGAAATACTAAATGACAAATTATGGAGTATATCAGATGGGAGAAAAATACTCCCTGTACTGAGATTGAGTTATCATTATCTCCCTTCAACTTTGAAGAGGTGCTTTGTCTATTGCTCGATACTTCCCAATGACTATGAATTTGGGAAAACCCAATTGATCCTTCTGTGGATGGCAGAGGGTTTCCTTGAGCAACCAGAAGGGAAAGCAATGGAAGATATTGGTGACGAATATTTTGGGGAGCTATTGTCTCGGTCATTATTTCAGAACTCGGGCAAAAACAGTTTGTGCTATGTAATGCACGACCTTGTTGGTGATTTGGCACGATGGGCTGCTGGAGACACATTTTGCAGATTGGAGGATAAACGGCATGGTAGATGTTCTGCAAATACTCGTCATCTAACTTACGTTTCTGGTAAGTTCGATGGGGCAAAAAGATTTGAGACATTTTCTGAAGCAAAACGCTTGCGGACTTTCCTACCACTTCCTGTTTCCGGTGGTTATGAGAATTATGTAACTCGTTATGCTACTTTTAATTTATTGCCACAATTGAAGTACTTGCGGGTGCTCTCCTTCAATGGCTATAAACTGACCGAGGTGCCAAATTCCGTAGGTAAGTTGAGACATCTACAATACCTTGATCTTTCTCACACATTAATAATGAGTTTGCCTGAGTCAACATGCATGCTTTACAACTTACAGACGTTAATATTAGAGAATTGTTCAAAATTGAAGACACTACCTTCAAACATGAGCAATTTATCTAATTTACGTCATCTCAACAATTCAAACATGCCTTCATTGGAAGAAATGCCTCCCAAAGTAAGTCGGTTGACTCATCTGCGAACTTTGCCTAATTTTGTGGTGGGGAAAGGTAGTGCATCAGGGATTGGAGAGATACAGTCATTGCATCTTCGTGGGACCTTGAGTGTTGGAAGATTGGAAAATGTGATTGATGTTGGGGATGCGAAGACGGCTCAAATAATGAACAAGGAAGGGCTGGAAATCTTGCAATTGGAATGGAGCGGCACAAGCGAGAAGGAATTGGAGGTGCTGTGCAGTTTAGAACCTCATAAAAAGCTTAAGGAGCTGACCATCAAGGGCTACAATGGTTTCGAATTTTCAAAATGGATTGGACATCCTTCATTCTCTGATATGATATCTATGAAGTTAGAGAACTGTAAAAACTGTCGATTTTTACCTCCTCTTGGCCAATTACCTTTTCTGAAAAAACTTCAGATACAAGGACTGGTCAATGTTAAAAGTGTGGGTGCTGAGTTTGATGGAGAGTGTAGCTTGCCTTTTCCAGTGTTGGAAGCCCTGACGTTCAAGGATATGCAAAATTGGAAGGAGTGGCTTCCTTGCAAAAGAGATGAAGAAATTCGATTTTTCCCATGCATGGAAAAGCTTTCCATCCTTAGTTGCCCCAAATTGAAAGGTTGGTTGCCCAAGAACATGGATTCATTATCAGAGCTGTATATTGATGAATGTGAAGAGTTAGTGGTTTCAATTGCCCATTATAAACATATACATAAGTTGACCATCAACGGTTGTAAAAGGGTGGTGCACAGAAGTGGAGTTAAGTTTGAGCTATTGGAGTATATGGGGCTTTCAAGTATACCAGAGTTCAGACTCGAAATAGACGGGTTCATCAGAGGATTGCCAAAGCTTCAAAATTTGTGGATTACTGGTTGTGAAGAGTTGACATGTTTATGGGAGAATGAGGAGAGATGTCGGATTTCTAATATTATTGGAGGCAACATCTCTGACTCCGCCTCTCACTTTATTCAAAAGCTAAGAGCACTCAAGGAACTTGAGTTAACTGGATGCTTAAATCTAATTTCTTTTCCAGAAGCTCCTCTGCCACCTTGTCTTGAATATGTAAAGATAGAGTCGTGTAATTCTCTGACGCATTTTGTAAGGTATCAGGTACCACTAAGCATACGAAGAATAGAGATAGCAAaatgtcaaaatttgaaagtATTAGTCAAGGAGGGGGAACTAGAGGGTTAtgcatcctcttcttcttgtctGGAGTACTTGGAGATAAAAGAGTGTACGTCTTTAACATCCTTATCAGGCGAAGGCGGCCGACTACCCAGAACGCTTAAGCACCTTTTGATAAGTGGCTGTGAACAATTGGAGTCAATAATCAAAACATTCCACGATGACACCTGTCTTGAAGATATTTGGATAATGAATTGTGCAAATCTGAAATCTTTACCAGAGGGGCTACGCCATCTCTCCGCTCTTCGCATGTTGAGTATACTCGGATGTGGAAGTCTCGTTTCCTTCCCGAGCGGAGGGTTGCCATACAACCTGATAGACTTGTCTATCTCGTTTTGTGATAAATGGGAAGCCCTCCCCAGAGGCATGGACAACCTCAGCTCTCTTGAGACTTTGTCGTTGGGATACTGTGGAGGTTTGGCATCCATTCTAGAAGAGGGTTTCCCACCCAACCTAATTACTCTTCAAATTTTCGATCCCAAAAGCTGCAAGCCTCTCTCAGAGTGGGGGCTTCACCACTTGGACAGACTCACCTCTCTTAAAGCCTTGGATATCGGTGGTGTAGATCGAGATCTGGTGTCCTTTCCGCCAAAGGAGGTGCTGCTCCCTAAATCTCTCATTAGACTCATCATTGCAGACTTCCCAAATCTGAGGCGCCTGTCATCATCTTTTCAGTCACTCACATCTCTTGAATCCCTCATCATAAAGAATTGCCCAAGGCTAGCATCTATTATTCCAGAACAAGAGGATCATCTGCCTCTTTCACTTACACAGCTTCGCATCTATGAGGAGTGTCTGCTGCTCAAAAAGAAATACCAACCAG ACCATCTTCACGTCTGCACAGCCTATGGCTATGGAGTTGATTTCCTATACACCACCATCGTCATCTAA